In the Candidatus Omnitrophota bacterium genome, CAAGTGGTTTGTCTCTAGCCATTTTAAAAATGCGCTAAAGGCAGTTCCTGCTTCTTGCGGAGGAGAAAAAGAAGAAGGTTGGCCATTCCTTAAATATTTTTCTATTGCTGAATGAACTTTAGTCCCCGTATCTGCAGCTTCATCTCGAGCATTCATTGCCAATCGTAAATACTGATAACTCTTCGTAGGGTCGGGAACTATCTTATTTTTTGCCAAATACTCCACCACCAACCGTATGCCCCAGTTTAATAAGCCAGGTTTATTTAAAATCCCCAGAATGGTTGTAACCGAAGGAGTTTTCACTCCATTAACCGTATAAATGTGCTTTGTGGGATTAAAGGTTATGTTTATAGCATCTGCTTTTGCGGTTCGCATCCGCCGTAATTGATAGTCTATAAAACCATAATCTATCTTAAAAACCATAAAACAAAAAATAGGCACCAAATACACTACTTCTAACAATCTATTCCTCTTCATATTAACCTCCTCTCTTTAATTCTAAAAAACTAACCCTCTTTTAGCGACGATGATAACAATTCCTGTATTTCTTGGGGAAACTGCTCATATAATTTTTGGTCTAAGCGTAGCGCTTCTCTAAAATCCGCTAATGCCTCTTCTTTTTGATGAAGGTCAAAAAACCTAACTAAGCCCCGAGCAACATAAGCTCTTACATAATCAGGTTGAATCTCAATAGCTTTGGTATAATCACTGACTGCCGCTAGAATAAACCCTAATTCTTCAAAAACGCTCCCCCGATTGCAATAAGCTAACGCATTATCCGGTTCAAGTTCAATGGCTTTGTTAAGGTCGCTGATTGCTTCATCATATAACCCCAATTTAAAGTATGCACTACCGCGGTTAGAATAAGCAGAAGCAAGTCGGGGACTAAGTTCAATAGCTTTGTTAAAATCGCTAATTGCTTCCTTGTATAAACCTAGTTCTTTTTTTGACACTCCGCGACCGCAGTAGGCCTCAGCAAAATAAGGATTTAATTCAATAGCCTTGTTAAAATCTAAAACTGCCTCCTGATGCAAACCTAATTCTTCTAAAATAACTCCACGGTCGTAATACGCTATATAATAATCAGGATTTAGCTCAATTGCCCGGGTATAATTTGCAATCTCTTCTTGATATAAACCTAATTTGCCTCTAGCAGATCCATAATGACAATACCTTACAGCTAATATTCCTCGCTCATCTAAGCGCTGAATAACCTCATAGCCATTTCTGCGTAAAGAATCCAATAAAGAAGAATTACCTTCTTTCAAATGCCAAATACTTGCTTCGCATTGGTAGGTATTATCCCAATTAAAAATCTCACTTTTACCATAAAACATTCCTTCTACAGCCAAATCTAAAAGCATAAATCCTTCTTCTAACTCTATTAGATTGGCTACATGTTCCGAAGAAACCAAAATTATTTCTACCTCTAACCCTATTTCTTTCCCCAGAATATAGAAGAGTTCACTATAGCCTACACAGTTTGCTCTTTTTTCTCTCAAAACATTGATTAAATCACACATGTCTTCCTGGTAAATTCCAACCACACTCTTTATCATCGATACCAATTGTTCAATTTTCTCTTCAACAGGTAAGGTCTTTAGTTCTTCCAATTCGGGGAAAACCTCTTTTATCAAACTAACGATTTCTTCTGCTTCCTTTTCATAGCCAATAGCGAAAAGTGTCTTCTGTAAGTAAGTTACCGATTCTATATCCTTTATCCGTCTTGCCTCTAAAGTCCCAAGAGGAAATAAAATTACGCTTAAAAAAACAATTCCTGTTATCTTAAGTATAAAACTATTCATTATTCTATTTTCCTTCGTGTAACCGCATATACTCACGCGTACGCTGATAATACTCCTGATAGACTTGTTTGAAATAGTCCGCGTATAATTCTGATCATCAAAATTCAGTTTATTTTCTGAGTAACTCTTTTATTTCCTGAGGAAGTAAATCATATAAATCGGGATTTAATAAAACAGCAGTTTTTAAATCCTGAATCGCTTCTTCAAATTGACCTAACCTATAGCGCACTAGTCCGCGTGCGGAGAAAGCTGAGGCTAAAAACGGATTTAAGACAAGCGCTTCTGTATAATCTGAAATTGCTTCCTCCAATTGGCCTAATTTAACTCTCAAGTTTCCCCGATTTAAAAACGCTAAAGCATAATCAGGTTTTAGTTCAATGGCTTTATCAAAATCATTCATTGCTTCTAAATATCGTCCTAGTTTATACCAACTAATACCACGATTTAAAAATGCCAATGCGTAATCGGGCTTAAGTTCAAGAGCTTTTGTATAGTCGCTTATTGCTTCCATAAACTGCCCTAAATCATGTCTTACAATACCGCGATTGTAGAAAGCTTCCGCTAAAGTAGGATTTAATTCTATAGCTTTTGTAAAATCTAAAATTGCCTCTTCTAACTGTTTTAACTGCACTCTGGCAACTCCGCGATTGCAAAAGGCGAAAGAAAAATCGGGCTTAAGTTCAAGAGCTTTTGTATAGTAAATAACCGCTTCGGCAAAATAACCTAAGTCATGTCTGGCAACTCCACGGTTATAATGCCTGCCAGCAACGATCTCTTGTTCGTTCAAACGTGCAGCCAAATTGTATTTCCCAGACAAACCCCTCCCTTCTCTAAACCGCCATAAATTACCATCCTGGACATAATTCTCTCGCCAAAAAACTGTTATTCCTCTAATATCTAAGAAATCATCGGTTAAATCCACAATCACAAACTGAGAACCAATTCTTATTAAATTTATAGCGTGGTTAGGATAAATTAAAATTATCTCTGCCTCCAGACCAATCTCTTTACCCAGAACATAAAAAAGTTGACTATAGCCAAAACAATTCGCTTTTTCTTCTCTCAAAACTGCAGTTAATTCAAAGGTACCTTGCTCATAAGTTTTAATCTTCTCCTT is a window encoding:
- a CDS encoding PD-(D/E)XK nuclease family protein — encoded protein: MKRNRLLEVVYLVPIFCFMVFKIDYGFIDYQLRRMRTAKADAINITFNPTKHIYTVNGVKTPSVTTILGILNKPGLLNWGIRLVVEYLAKNKIVPDPTKSYQYLRLAMNARDEAADTGTKVHSAIEKYLRNGQPSSFSPPQEAGTAFSAFLKWLETNHLEPVALEGVVVSLEHGYAGTFDMLATVDGTLWLVDFKTAKDFFAEYVMQLSAYKAAIEEMGGYWVREGENYVFKPLLVPIETVGILRLDKETGMPHFKAYSEEELSQALEKFIALSTYYHLNQQTAGNSSP
- a CDS encoding tetratricopeptide repeat protein encodes the protein MNSFILKITGIVFLSVILFPLGTLEARRIKDIESVTYLQKTLFAIGYEKEAEEIVSLIKEVFPELEELKTLPVEEKIEQLVSMIKSVVGIYQEDMCDLINVLREKRANCVGYSELFYILGKEIGLEVEIILVSSEHVANLIELEEGFMLLDLAVEGMFYGKSEIFNWDNTYQCEASIWHLKEGNSSLLDSLRRNGYEVIQRLDERGILAVRYCHYGSARGKLGLYQEEIANYTRAIELNPDYYIAYYDRGVILEELGLHQEAVLDFNKAIELNPYFAEAYCGRGVSKKELGLYKEAISDFNKAIELSPRLASAYSNRGSAYFKLGLYDEAISDLNKAIELEPDNALAYCNRGSVFEELGFILAAVSDYTKAIEIQPDYVRAYVARGLVRFFDLHQKEEALADFREALRLDQKLYEQFPQEIQELLSSSLKEG
- a CDS encoding tetratricopeptide repeat protein — translated: MKKIKIKTYCFLILSLLFLCTFSTEARRVKDIEAKTSLHQTLLAIGYEEKVEEIIALIKEVFPDLEELKTLPVEERIEQLALMIKEKIKTYEQGTFELTAVLREEKANCFGYSQLFYVLGKEIGLEAEIILIYPNHAINLIRIGSQFVIVDLTDDFLDIRGITVFWRENYVQDGNLWRFREGRGLSGKYNLAARLNEQEIVAGRHYNRGVARHDLGYFAEAVIYYTKALELKPDFSFAFCNRGVARVQLKQLEEAILDFTKAIELNPTLAEAFYNRGIVRHDLGQFMEAISDYTKALELKPDYALAFLNRGISWYKLGRYLEAMNDFDKAIELKPDYALAFLNRGNLRVKLGQLEEAISDYTEALVLNPFLASAFSARGLVRYRLGQFEEAIQDLKTAVLLNPDLYDLLPQEIKELLRK